From a single Clostridia bacterium genomic region:
- a CDS encoding tannase/feruloyl esterase family alpha/beta hydrolase: protein MRLLLPILAVPLFAQTPCADMARLPEITAAAQTATHCRVSITLRPSADSEIKSEVWLPAAADWNGKFLMEGGGGFVGSVNTGGMTKAVREGYASASTDTGHTGGSGSFALGHPEKIVDFAFRAVHETAVKAKALVAAYYGRGPRLSYWEGCSTGGRQGLMSAQRYPEDFDGIIAGAPANNQIYLCAWRMRLLMTALKSPQHALPPEKLKLLNDAVLDKCDANDGVKDRLLEDPRDCNFDPSVLKCNGPETASCLTPPQMETVNAAYTDARTSTGELLYPRLPFGGELGWRLPAGATQPGGMDIDLFRYIANQNPAWDWRTFDLEKDIERALRHGKEIQAVNPDLAKFKARGGKLLLYHGWSDGGSGGTISALNTISYYQSVLRQMGPNQENWLRLFMVPGMAHCGGGTGPNQFNALAALERWREQDEPPKSITVARVNELGGIDMTRSLCPCPQRTVYEGTGSTNDAGNYTCRVQGY, encoded by the coding sequence ATGCGCCTACTGCTCCCTATTCTCGCCGTCCCTCTGTTCGCCCAGACACCTTGTGCCGACATGGCTCGCCTGCCCGAAATCACCGCAGCGGCGCAAACCGCAACTCACTGCCGGGTTTCCATCACTCTCCGGCCGTCGGCTGATTCTGAAATCAAGTCCGAAGTCTGGCTGCCGGCGGCCGCCGATTGGAACGGCAAATTCCTCATGGAAGGCGGAGGCGGTTTCGTCGGTAGCGTCAACACCGGCGGAATGACGAAAGCCGTTCGCGAAGGCTATGCCAGTGCGTCCACCGACACCGGTCACACCGGCGGCAGCGGCAGTTTTGCACTCGGCCACCCCGAGAAGATCGTCGACTTCGCCTTTCGCGCCGTTCACGAAACCGCCGTCAAGGCCAAGGCGCTGGTAGCGGCCTATTATGGACGTGGCCCACGCCTGTCCTATTGGGAGGGCTGTTCAACAGGTGGACGCCAAGGTCTGATGTCAGCGCAGCGTTACCCGGAAGACTTCGATGGCATCATCGCCGGCGCGCCCGCTAACAATCAGATTTACCTTTGTGCCTGGCGCATGCGTCTGTTGATGACAGCGCTCAAGTCACCACAACACGCGCTGCCGCCTGAAAAACTTAAGCTTCTCAACGACGCAGTCCTCGACAAATGCGACGCCAACGACGGCGTCAAAGATCGCCTCCTCGAAGACCCCCGCGACTGCAACTTCGACCCCAGCGTCCTCAAGTGCAACGGCCCCGAAACCGCAAGTTGCCTCACCCCCCCGCAAATGGAAACCGTCAACGCCGCCTACACCGACGCACGTACATCCACCGGCGAACTCCTCTACCCGCGCCTCCCCTTTGGTGGTGAACTCGGCTGGCGCCTTCCCGCCGGCGCCACCCAACCCGGCGGCATGGACATCGACCTGTTCCGCTACATCGCCAATCAAAACCCCGCTTGGGATTGGCGCACCTTCGACCTCGAAAAGGACATCGAACGAGCACTCCGGCACGGGAAAGAAATCCAGGCTGTCAACCCAGACCTGGCAAAATTCAAAGCGCGCGGGGGCAAACTCCTCCTCTATCACGGTTGGAGCGACGGAGGTTCCGGCGGCACGATCTCCGCACTAAATACCATCTCTTATTACCAGTCCGTCCTGAGACAAATGGGCCCAAATCAAGAGAACTGGCTTCGTCTCTTCATGGTCCCCGGTATGGCCCATTGCGGCGGCGGCACCGGCCCCAATCAGTTCAACGCCCTCGCCGCGCTCGAACGCTGGCGCGAACAGGACGAGCCCCCCAAATCCATCACCGTCGCTAGAGTCAACGAACTTGGCGGCATCGACATGACTCGCTCCCTTTGCCCATGCCCGCAACGAACTGTCTATGAAGGAACCGGCAGTACCAACGACGCCGGGAACTACACCTGCAGAGTCCAGGGCTATTGA
- a CDS encoding YdeI/OmpD-associated family protein, whose translation MPRNKISGGVVHRIPADLKRALASDPQALTAWEDITPLARNEWICWIDSAKKAETRSRRIEWGCASLKDGKRRPCCWPGCAHR comes from the coding sequence ATGCCTCGAAACAAGATCTCTGGTGGTGTGGTTCACAGAATTCCCGCAGATCTGAAAAGAGCACTTGCATCCGACCCGCAGGCATTGACAGCATGGGAGGATATTACACCGCTCGCACGCAACGAGTGGATATGTTGGATTGACTCAGCTAAGAAAGCAGAAACCAGAAGCCGCCGGATCGAGTGGGGCTGTGCAAGCTTAAAGGATGGAAAACGACGGCCCTGTTGCTGGCCCGGATGCGCCCACCGCTAG